In Alkalihalobacillus sp. TS-13, the following are encoded in one genomic region:
- the ytrI gene encoding sporulation membrane protein YtrI, whose translation MRIPPLHRRKGYQRFFAGIVIGFIIGWFFFLLSFGGLQEFYMTEIDRRDEKIRGLNDEFKHFKQDYEEKNKENEKKLRIQEIKVSFLNREQAGLKGLQLIELENAVKSELHDVLTKDIESVGQNSNLLIRTLENKNFLIGKETYNVKVYQMHLYTTLRLNLKVEQVK comes from the coding sequence ATGAGGATTCCTCCCCTTCATCGCCGTAAAGGTTACCAACGTTTTTTTGCCGGCATTGTGATCGGCTTCATCATTGGCTGGTTCTTTTTTTTACTAAGTTTTGGTGGTTTACAGGAATTTTATATGACCGAGATTGATCGAAGGGATGAAAAGATAAGAGGCTTGAACGATGAATTCAAACATTTCAAACAAGATTATGAAGAAAAAAATAAAGAAAATGAAAAAAAGCTTCGGATCCAAGAAATCAAAGTCAGTTTTTTGAACAGGGAACAGGCAGGATTGAAAGGACTACAATTAATCGAGCTTGAAAATGCGGTAAAATCAGAGCTCCATGACGTGTTGACAAAAGACATTGAATCAGTCGGCCAAAACTCTAATCTATTGATTAGGACTCTTGAAAACAAAAACTTTCTGATAGGTAAAGAAACGTATAATGTAAAAGTCTATCAAATGCATCTTTATACAACCTTGCGTTTAAATTTGAAAGTTGAACAAGTAAAATAG
- a CDS encoding NADP-dependent malic enzyme yields the protein MSVSREEALHMHRINQGKLESKAKVPVRNATDLSLAYSPGVAEPCKDIYEDKNRVYEYTMKGNTVAVVSDGTAVLGLGNIGPEAALPVMEGKAVLFKSFAGVDAFPICLDTNDVDQIVQTVKLLEPTFGGVNLEDIAAPNCFIIEERLKKETNIPIFHDDQHGTAIVTVAGLVNALKLTGKSMSSIKVVVNGAGSAGIAIIKLLNRFGVKDIIMCDSKGAIYEGRPYGMNRVKAEVAHFTNRQQVEGSLEEAVKGMDVFIGVSVEGALTPDMVKTMNDDPIIFAMANPIPEIMPGEAKEAGAKVIGTGRSDFANQVNNVLAFPGIFRGALDTRATHINEEMKIAAVYAIADLIQPTELADDYVIPAPFDPRVAPAVAASVAKAAMETGVARIEVDPEEIAAKTRRLALIDEK from the coding sequence ATGTCTGTTTCTCGAGAAGAAGCACTGCATATGCACAGAATCAACCAAGGTAAACTAGAATCCAAAGCAAAAGTACCAGTGAGAAATGCGACTGATTTGAGTCTTGCTTATTCTCCTGGTGTCGCAGAACCTTGCAAGGATATTTATGAAGATAAAAACAGAGTCTATGAATATACGATGAAAGGGAATACTGTTGCTGTAGTTTCTGACGGAACAGCGGTATTGGGGCTCGGCAATATCGGTCCGGAAGCAGCACTCCCTGTCATGGAAGGGAAGGCTGTTCTATTCAAAAGCTTTGCTGGGGTAGACGCTTTTCCGATTTGTCTTGATACGAATGATGTCGATCAGATTGTACAGACAGTCAAATTGCTCGAACCGACTTTCGGTGGGGTCAATCTGGAAGATATCGCTGCGCCAAACTGTTTCATAATCGAAGAGCGTTTGAAAAAAGAAACGAACATTCCGATTTTCCATGATGATCAACACGGCACCGCAATCGTAACAGTGGCTGGGTTGGTGAATGCTCTTAAATTGACTGGAAAGTCGATGTCTTCAATCAAAGTCGTAGTAAATGGTGCTGGTTCTGCTGGAATCGCCATCATCAAGCTTCTGAACAGATTCGGTGTCAAAGACATCATCATGTGTGACTCTAAAGGTGCGATTTATGAAGGACGTCCTTATGGGATGAACAGGGTCAAAGCAGAGGTCGCTCACTTCACGAACCGACAGCAAGTAGAAGGATCGTTAGAAGAAGCAGTCAAAGGAATGGATGTCTTTATCGGTGTATCTGTTGAAGGTGCATTGACGCCTGACATGGTGAAAACAATGAACGATGATCCGATCATTTTTGCTATGGCGAACCCGATCCCTGAAATCATGCCAGGTGAAGCGAAAGAAGCAGGTGCTAAAGTGATTGGAACAGGCCGCTCTGACTTTGCCAACCAGGTGAATAACGTCCTTGCTTTCCCTGGGATTTTCCGTGGAGCACTAGATACACGTGCTACACATATCAACGAAGAAATGAAGATCGCAGCCGTTTATGCAATTGCTGATCTTATTCAACCGACTGAGTTAGCAGATGACTATGTCATTCCGGCACCTTTCGATCCGAGAGTTGCCCCTGCGGTGGCGGCTTCAGTCGCAAAAGCCGCAATGGAAACAGGTGTGGCTCGAATCGAGGTCGATCCAGAGGAAATTGCAGCGAAGACCCGCCGTTTAGCTCTGATTGATGAAAAATAA
- the pfkA gene encoding 6-phosphofructokinase translates to MKRIGVLTSGGDSPGMNAAVRAVVREAIYQKIEVYGIYHGYAGLIEGNIEKMELGSVGDIIHRGGTMLYSARCEEFKTHEGQMKGVKQLEKFGIDGLVVIGGDGSYRGAQKLTEHGFPTITLPGTIDNDIPGTDYTIGFDTALNTAIDAIDKIRDTATSHERTYIIEVMGRNAGDIALWSGLAGGAESILIPEEDFKMEEITDRLRRGHDRGKKHSIIVVAEGVGSGVDIANQIKETTNYETRVTVLGHIQRGGSPTAFDRVLASRLGAKAVQMLLDGEAGKAVGIQKNKIVAHDINDVLSQTHKIDNEMYQLSQELSI, encoded by the coding sequence ATGAAGCGGATTGGAGTATTGACAAGCGGAGGGGACAGCCCGGGTATGAATGCAGCTGTACGAGCTGTTGTACGGGAAGCAATATATCAAAAAATAGAAGTGTATGGGATTTATCATGGATATGCTGGTTTGATCGAGGGCAATATCGAAAAGATGGAGCTTGGATCTGTAGGTGATATCATCCATAGAGGCGGAACGATGCTGTATTCCGCAAGATGTGAAGAATTCAAGACGCACGAAGGGCAAATGAAAGGTGTCAAACAACTGGAGAAATTCGGGATTGATGGTCTGGTCGTCATCGGTGGTGACGGCTCCTATCGTGGTGCCCAAAAACTGACGGAGCATGGTTTCCCGACAATTACATTACCAGGAACGATTGATAATGATATCCCAGGAACGGATTATACGATCGGTTTTGATACTGCGTTGAACACTGCTATTGATGCGATTGATAAAATACGTGATACAGCTACGTCTCACGAGAGGACTTATATCATTGAAGTAATGGGACGAAACGCTGGAGATATCGCACTTTGGTCAGGACTTGCTGGCGGTGCTGAATCAATTTTGATTCCTGAGGAAGACTTTAAAATGGAAGAGATCACTGACAGGTTACGCCGAGGACATGACCGCGGGAAAAAGCATAGCATCATTGTCGTTGCAGAGGGTGTAGGCAGTGGTGTCGATATTGCCAATCAAATCAAAGAAACGACGAACTATGAGACTAGAGTCACCGTTTTAGGTCATATCCAACGGGGCGGTTCTCCAACTGCGTTCGATCGTGTGTTAGCCAGCAGGCTTGGAGCTAAAGCGGTTCAGATGCTACTTGACGGAGAAGCTGGAAAAGCAGTTGGGATTCAAAAGAACAAAATCGTTGCACATGACATAAATGATGTTCTGTCTCAAACCCACAAAATCGATAACGAGATGTATCAGCTCTCTCAAGAGCTTTCGATATAA
- a CDS encoding YtpI family protein, with translation MPVFIIIIVLSISLYIFYKIKEFRVKAPYEKKWTKSKANIALGVFIGIFGLNRLFINESTYDLVIGGVFLVLGLINAFMGYKAYKYFLPLAVEEREQSNS, from the coding sequence ATGCCTGTATTCATCATCATTATCGTATTATCAATCAGCCTTTATATATTCTATAAAATAAAAGAGTTCCGCGTAAAGGCTCCTTATGAGAAGAAATGGACGAAATCGAAGGCTAACATAGCTCTTGGTGTTTTCATAGGAATATTCGGACTAAACCGTTTGTTCATCAATGAGTCTACATATGATCTGGTTATCGGCGGTGTATTTTTGGTTTTAGGTTTGATCAATGCATTCATGGGATATAAAGCGTATAAGTACTTTCTTCCTCTT
- the accA gene encoding acetyl-CoA carboxylase carboxyl transferase subunit alpha, translating to MVGELEFERPAKELRNKIAELKRFMDEKGIDLSDELQRLEERLEKVEKEIYGNMTPWDRVQLARHPERPTTLDYINTLFTNFLELHGDRLYGDDEAIVGGIAKFHGHPVTVIGHQRGKDTKENLRRNFGMPHPEGYRKALRLMKQAEKFNRPIVCLLDTKGAYPGMSAEERGQSEAIARNLVEMAGLKVPVVCIVIGEGASGGALAIGVGNHVHMLENSWYSVISPEGAAALLWKDSTQAKRAADAMKITAPDLLDMGIIDEMIPEVEGGAHRDLETQASHIEEVLEASLDELSNMTSKELVTHRYEKYKKIGQYTFESDSISVK from the coding sequence ATGGTAGGAGAATTAGAGTTTGAACGTCCAGCAAAGGAATTGCGAAACAAAATCGCTGAATTGAAGAGGTTCATGGATGAAAAAGGGATTGATCTTAGTGACGAACTTCAACGATTGGAAGAACGGCTTGAGAAGGTCGAGAAAGAAATATACGGTAACATGACCCCTTGGGATCGCGTCCAGTTGGCACGTCATCCGGAAAGACCGACAACATTAGATTACATCAACACACTCTTCACGAATTTTCTTGAGCTTCATGGTGATCGGTTATACGGGGATGATGAAGCTATTGTCGGAGGGATTGCGAAATTCCATGGTCATCCTGTGACTGTGATTGGTCATCAGCGTGGAAAGGATACGAAAGAGAACCTTCGCAGGAATTTCGGAATGCCTCATCCCGAGGGATATCGAAAAGCATTACGTTTGATGAAACAGGCAGAGAAATTCAACCGTCCGATTGTTTGTCTTCTTGATACAAAGGGTGCATACCCTGGTATGTCAGCAGAGGAACGGGGACAAAGTGAAGCGATTGCCCGTAACCTTGTGGAAATGGCAGGATTGAAGGTGCCTGTCGTATGCATCGTTATTGGTGAAGGTGCTAGCGGTGGAGCGCTTGCGATTGGGGTAGGAAATCATGTGCACATGCTCGAAAACTCATGGTACTCTGTGATTTCACCTGAAGGAGCTGCAGCTTTATTGTGGAAAGATTCTACCCAAGCGAAAAGGGCTGCTGACGCGATGAAAATCACGGCACCTGACCTTCTTGATATGGGTATCATCGATGAGATGATACCTGAGGTTGAAGGAGGAGCCCATCGAGATCTTGAAACACAGGCTTCACACATAGAAGAAGTGTTGGAAGCGTCACTCGATGAATTATCCAACATGACCAGTAAAGAACTAGTCACGCATCGTTATGAAAAATACAAAAAAATCGGACAATATACCTTTGAAAGCGATTCCATCAGCGTAAAATAA
- a CDS encoding FadR/GntR family transcriptional regulator: MTAKPREKMFVEILKKLKTIMFDDRLQPGDKLPSERELSERLNVGRSSVREALRAMELLGLIETRRGEGTFIKEPRKHRLVEVLASFILNDTTARKELAETRYLIEKNAIVLAAERRTNEQILKLQAQLERMEKYDAKDVPSPMDWDFFKIIFDAAQNFLLYRLWIELNEYDDTGSRPDSTYCLSDYRDITSLIQAGVEETQLASIQRFQQ, translated from the coding sequence ATGACAGCCAAACCTCGTGAAAAGATGTTCGTAGAGATTTTAAAAAAGCTGAAAACGATCATGTTTGATGACCGGCTTCAACCAGGGGACAAGCTGCCTTCAGAAAGAGAATTGTCAGAAAGGCTCAACGTTGGCAGATCCTCTGTCCGTGAAGCACTGAGGGCGATGGAATTACTAGGGTTGATTGAAACACGTAGAGGCGAAGGGACATTTATTAAAGAACCAAGGAAGCATCGCCTTGTCGAGGTGCTTGCTTCCTTTATATTGAATGATACGACAGCAAGGAAGGAACTCGCGGAAACAAGATACCTCATCGAGAAAAATGCAATCGTACTTGCTGCTGAGAGAAGGACGAATGAACAGATTTTGAAATTGCAGGCTCAGCTTGAACGTATGGAGAAATACGATGCAAAAGATGTCCCTTCTCCCATGGATTGGGACTTTTTCAAAATTATTTTTGATGCGGCACAAAACTTTTTGCTGTACCGGCTATGGATTGAATTGAATGAATACGATGACACAGGTTCTAGACCGGATTCCACATATTGTTTATCCGACTACCGGGACATTACATCGTTAATCCAGGCTGGGGTGGAGGAAACGCAGTTAGCTTCCATCCAGAGATTTCAGCAGTGA
- a CDS encoding DNA polymerase III subunit alpha — MGFVHLHVHSEYSLLESACRIDRLTDRAKEYRMPALALTDRNVMYGVLPFYKSCKKKGIKPILGLEVDIHFSTDENSPPAKLLLYAKDDIGYRQLIKISSKLQTYKGKELPALGLSDIHRFRDGLLAISTGVNGIIQRFLQTDMQIAEQMCSKLKQSFGDDFYLGIEDHGIGREKELNLNVNQLSKRTDTPVVATNNIHYIDQVDANAFEALRAIKLGTKLTDGEHERYPTEGYYFKSSSEMEVHFAHTREAIQNTEEIADKCNVTLEFGNPILPHYPLPSDETSGSYLRKLCEEGVRERYGANLSSEVINRLDYELNIIEEMGFNDYFLIVWDFMKFARENGIMTGPGRGSAAGSLVSYVLYITQVDPIDQELLFERFLNPERVTMPDIDIDFPDTRRDEVIEYVSNKYGKERVAQIITFGTLAAKAAVRDVGRVLNLDNRLVDKVAKQIPSRPGITLEKAVNESPLLKKTLDQSEEARTLWNISRTIEGLPRHSSTHAAGIIISRDPLNEVVPTQTGSEFLDLTQYTMDGLEEIGLLKMDFLGLRNLTLLENIRTSIKRITGEEVFLHDLPFDDDRTYQLLSKGDTTGIFQLESDGMRKVLRKLQPTEFEDIVAVNALYRPGPMENIPAYIDRKHKKTKVNYPHSDLEQILGKTYGVIVYQEQIMKIASTMAGFSLGEADLLRRAVSKKKAEVLHEQRKHFVTGATLKGYDADTANDIYDLIVRFANYGFNRSHAVAYSVIAYQLAYLKANYPLHFLAELLSSTVGNHGKTAAYLSEARQKGIQVYPPSINESDAGFKVENDGLRMGFLVIKNVGIKAIEAILKERHKESYRDIFDLCKRVSLKTMNKRSLESLVLAGCFDDFSTNRAQLLANLDAAIDYGAKIQKAEEEGQIDLFENDQGSDKPVMEDVPPFQDKETLQFEFEVLGFYLTGHPLEEFNQVLDVYNRSKIGEIDNKEQQIRLGVLITKAKLIKTKKGDWMAFVQLSDETGEIDGIVFPKAYQQNGDLYQDGTLLLVEGKVEPSDGLKIIIDKAADLQTLSKPNDKKIHSLFLKVEPSQQERGVLHDIKKIVLQYPGNTDVILYYEQDRKTVKLSKEFSIDPTRECVVKFEALLGTKNVVLK; from the coding sequence ATGGGATTTGTTCATTTGCATGTACATAGTGAATACTCATTGTTAGAAAGTGCATGCAGGATCGACAGGTTGACCGACCGTGCAAAAGAATATCGGATGCCTGCGTTAGCACTCACTGATCGCAACGTTATGTATGGCGTGCTTCCGTTCTATAAATCTTGTAAGAAAAAAGGGATAAAACCGATTCTTGGCCTGGAAGTCGATATTCATTTTTCTACCGACGAGAATTCCCCCCCAGCCAAGCTTCTTTTATATGCAAAAGATGATATCGGTTATCGTCAATTGATTAAAATAAGTTCCAAGCTCCAGACGTATAAGGGTAAAGAACTGCCAGCACTTGGACTATCTGATATTCATAGGTTCAGGGACGGGCTTCTTGCTATATCAACCGGGGTGAACGGCATTATCCAGCGCTTTCTCCAGACCGACATGCAGATCGCTGAACAGATGTGCAGCAAATTGAAACAGTCCTTCGGTGACGATTTTTATTTAGGGATAGAAGATCACGGAATTGGAAGGGAAAAAGAGCTCAATCTGAATGTCAATCAACTTTCAAAGCGAACTGACACTCCGGTTGTTGCAACGAATAATATCCACTACATAGACCAAGTCGATGCGAATGCGTTTGAGGCATTGCGCGCCATAAAGCTTGGCACGAAATTGACCGATGGGGAGCATGAGCGGTATCCGACGGAGGGGTACTATTTCAAATCCAGCTCGGAGATGGAAGTGCATTTTGCTCATACCCGGGAAGCGATTCAAAACACAGAAGAGATTGCTGACAAATGTAATGTAACCCTCGAATTCGGGAATCCGATTCTGCCACATTATCCATTGCCTTCCGATGAGACAAGCGGTTCCTATTTGAGGAAGCTTTGTGAAGAAGGGGTCAGAGAGCGGTATGGTGCCAATCTGTCCTCTGAAGTGATCAACCGCTTGGATTATGAGTTGAACATTATTGAGGAAATGGGTTTCAACGATTATTTCTTGATCGTATGGGATTTTATGAAGTTTGCCAGGGAAAATGGAATTATGACAGGACCTGGACGGGGATCGGCAGCGGGCTCTCTTGTTTCATACGTGTTATATATTACCCAAGTCGACCCGATCGACCAGGAACTCCTTTTTGAGCGGTTTTTGAATCCCGAACGAGTGACGATGCCTGATATTGACATTGACTTTCCTGATACACGTAGAGACGAAGTCATCGAATATGTTTCGAATAAATATGGGAAAGAGCGCGTGGCGCAGATCATTACGTTCGGTACATTGGCTGCAAAAGCAGCTGTAAGAGATGTCGGACGTGTATTGAATCTCGATAACCGTCTTGTCGATAAGGTTGCTAAACAAATCCCTTCAAGGCCGGGAATTACATTGGAAAAAGCGGTCAACGAGTCACCATTGCTTAAAAAGACGCTTGATCAATCTGAAGAAGCCCGGACTTTATGGAATATCTCAAGAACGATTGAAGGACTCCCGAGACATTCATCAACACATGCAGCAGGAATCATCATCAGCAGAGATCCTCTCAATGAGGTTGTGCCCACACAGACAGGAAGCGAATTCCTTGATCTGACACAATATACGATGGATGGTTTGGAAGAGATCGGACTCCTTAAAATGGACTTTCTAGGTCTTCGTAATTTAACTTTGTTAGAAAATATCAGAACCTCGATTAAGAGAATTACCGGAGAGGAAGTGTTTCTTCATGACCTGCCGTTTGATGACGACAGGACGTATCAGCTATTAAGCAAAGGTGATACAACAGGAATTTTCCAGTTGGAATCTGACGGCATGAGGAAGGTTTTACGAAAGCTGCAGCCTACAGAATTCGAGGACATCGTCGCGGTAAATGCTTTATATAGACCAGGTCCGATGGAAAACATCCCCGCCTACATCGATCGCAAGCATAAAAAGACTAAGGTAAACTACCCGCATTCTGATCTGGAACAGATTTTAGGCAAAACTTACGGAGTCATCGTCTATCAGGAGCAAATCATGAAGATTGCTTCGACTATGGCAGGATTTTCTCTAGGTGAAGCTGATTTGCTAAGAAGGGCAGTAAGTAAGAAAAAAGCAGAAGTCCTTCATGAACAGAGGAAGCATTTCGTGACTGGGGCGACTCTTAAAGGGTATGATGCAGATACCGCAAATGACATTTACGATTTAATCGTCAGGTTCGCTAATTATGGGTTCAACCGTTCCCATGCTGTGGCGTACAGTGTGATCGCTTATCAATTGGCCTATTTGAAAGCGAATTATCCGTTGCACTTCCTTGCTGAACTGTTGAGCAGTACTGTTGGAAATCATGGGAAGACAGCAGCTTACCTAAGCGAGGCACGCCAAAAAGGGATCCAGGTATATCCGCCTTCAATCAATGAAAGTGATGCAGGATTCAAGGTCGAGAACGACGGCTTACGGATGGGGTTTCTTGTTATTAAGAATGTGGGTATCAAAGCAATCGAAGCGATATTAAAAGAACGGCATAAGGAGTCTTATCGGGATATCTTCGACTTGTGTAAAAGGGTATCTCTGAAAACGATGAATAAACGATCATTGGAATCACTGGTCCTTGCGGGATGTTTCGATGATTTTTCAACCAACCGGGCTCAGCTTCTGGCAAACCTCGATGCTGCCATCGATTATGGTGCAAAAATCCAAAAGGCGGAGGAAGAAGGCCAAATCGATTTATTCGAAAATGATCAAGGCTCTGATAAGCCTGTGATGGAAGACGTTCCACCGTTTCAAGATAAGGAAACCCTGCAGTTCGAGTTTGAAGTGCTAGGCTTTTATTTGACTGGACATCCTTTAGAAGAATTTAATCAGGTCCTCGATGTTTACAACCGCAGTAAAATTGGCGAGATTGATAACAAGGAGCAGCAGATTCGACTAGGCGTCTTGATCACAAAAGCGAAATTAATCAAAACCAAAAAAGGAGATTGGATGGCCTTTGTCCAGTTGAGTGACGAAACAGGAGAAATCGATGGGATCGTTTTTCCGAAAGCTTATCAGCAAAATGGTGATTTATATCAAGACGGAACACTTCTTCTTGTCGAAGGGAAAGTGGAACCATCAGATGGGTTGAAGATCATCATTGACAAAGCAGCTGATCTTCAAACACTCTCGAAACCAAATGATAAGAAAATTCATAGTCTATTTCTTAAGGTTGAACCATCCCAACAAGAACGAGGGGTACTCCATGATATCAAAAAAATCGTTCTCCAATATCCGGGGAACACCGACGTCATTTTGTATTACGAACAGGACAGAAAAACTGTAAAATTATCCAAGGAGTTCAGTATTGACCCTACACGGGAATGTGTTGTAAAGTTTGAAGCGTTGCTTGGAACGAAAAATGTTGTTTTAAAATAA
- a CDS encoding YtrH family sporulation protein yields MVREFVSTTIIYYCIAFGIILGGCLVGAIGMMLTGKPPFLSMTQLSKSLKIWAIVAAIGGTFDTIDNFERGFESEAWIEVIKQILYIVSALLGANSGGVIIQWITQED; encoded by the coding sequence TTGGTCAGAGAGTTTGTTTCAACAACTATCATTTATTATTGTATAGCCTTTGGAATCATATTAGGTGGGTGCTTGGTCGGGGCGATCGGAATGATGTTGACAGGAAAACCTCCGTTTCTTTCCATGACACAATTATCCAAAAGCTTGAAAATATGGGCGATCGTTGCTGCAATCGGCGGGACTTTCGATACAATCGATAATTTTGAAAGAGGGTTTGAAAGTGAAGCTTGGATAGAAGTCATCAAGCAAATCCTCTATATCGTCTCCGCTCTCCTTGGAGCAAATTCAGGCGGGGTGATTATACAATGGATTACTCAGGAGGATTAG
- the accD gene encoding acetyl-CoA carboxylase, carboxyltransferase subunit beta, whose amino-acid sequence MLKDLFAKKRKYATIPSDRVKQDVPEGLMTKCPVCKSIMTTKELNKAHKVCVSCDHHFRMTAKERINLIIDQGTFSEINQEMQTENPLNFPNYLETIEKDQKKTGINEAVVTGKGDIDGHSIVFAVMDAHFRMGSMGSVVGEKITRGIEVATDEQKPFIIFTASGGARMQEGVLSLMQMAKTSVALKRHHEEGLLFISVMTHPTTGGVSASFASVGDYNFAEPQALIGFAGRRIIEQTIRQDLPEDFQTAEFLLKHGQLDAVIHRTKMKSTLANVLDIHEGGEE is encoded by the coding sequence TTGTTGAAAGACTTGTTTGCCAAAAAAAGAAAATATGCAACGATCCCATCTGATCGAGTAAAGCAAGATGTTCCTGAAGGATTGATGACCAAATGTCCAGTTTGTAAATCCATCATGACGACAAAGGAACTTAATAAAGCTCATAAAGTGTGTGTGTCATGTGATCATCATTTCCGGATGACCGCAAAAGAACGCATCAACCTGATCATTGATCAAGGTACGTTTAGTGAAATCAATCAAGAAATGCAAACAGAAAACCCGTTGAACTTTCCGAATTACTTGGAAACGATCGAAAAAGATCAGAAGAAAACAGGAATCAATGAAGCTGTTGTGACCGGAAAAGGGGACATAGATGGGCATTCCATCGTTTTCGCAGTGATGGACGCGCACTTCAGGATGGGAAGCATGGGTTCAGTTGTAGGTGAAAAGATTACAAGGGGAATCGAAGTAGCTACAGATGAGCAAAAGCCTTTCATCATCTTTACCGCATCTGGTGGAGCTAGAATGCAAGAAGGTGTCCTGAGCCTGATGCAAATGGCAAAAACAAGTGTTGCATTGAAACGTCATCATGAAGAAGGATTATTATTTATTTCTGTCATGACTCACCCTACTACAGGGGGCGTTTCTGCAAGTTTTGCATCTGTAGGGGATTATAATTTTGCTGAACCCCAAGCACTGATAGGGTTCGCCGGCCGCAGGATCATTGAGCAGACAATCAGGCAAGACCTGCCGGAGGATTTCCAAACGGCAGAATTTCTATTGAAACACGGCCAGTTGGATGCAGTAATACATCGAACAAAAATGAAATCGACACTTGCAAATGTATTGGATATTCACGAAGGAGGTGAAGAGTGA
- a CDS encoding bifunctional oligoribonuclease/PAP phosphatase NrnA codes for MKEQIIQKIKEYEKIIIHRHVRPDPDALGSQGGLSKVLKSTFPDKSIYVVGEEEESLRFMIEMDTIPDSVYDGALVIICDTANQARISDQRYSSGDFIIKIDHHPNEDRYGDLIWVDTDASSVSEMIYEFYLYGKEKHQFKLSDKGAGLLYAGIVGDTGRFLFPNTTEKTMKYAGELRNYEFDISAVYEEMYKVKLSLARLNGHVLSNFKYIDPGVGYMYLTQEVMEKFNTTPNESSLLVNSFSNVEGLMTWVFFVEEPDQFRVRLRSKGPIVNTIAAKYNGGGHPMASGATVYTIEETEQIIQDLVEACRAYK; via the coding sequence ATGAAAGAACAAATCATACAGAAGATCAAAGAATATGAAAAAATCATCATCCACCGCCATGTGCGTCCAGATCCGGATGCTCTCGGTTCACAAGGTGGATTATCTAAAGTTCTAAAATCTACTTTTCCGGACAAATCGATATATGTCGTAGGCGAAGAAGAAGAATCCCTGAGATTCATGATTGAAATGGACACCATTCCAGATAGCGTTTATGATGGGGCACTCGTCATCATTTGTGACACTGCGAATCAGGCACGGATCAGTGATCAACGATACTCTTCCGGGGATTTCATCATTAAAATCGATCACCATCCAAACGAAGATCGGTATGGTGATTTGATCTGGGTCGATACAGACGCAAGCAGTGTGAGTGAAATGATTTATGAGTTTTACTTATACGGGAAGGAAAAACACCAGTTCAAGCTTTCTGATAAAGGTGCTGGACTGCTTTATGCAGGAATCGTAGGAGATACAGGGCGTTTCTTGTTCCCGAATACGACTGAGAAAACGATGAAATATGCCGGGGAATTACGGAATTATGAATTCGATATCTCTGCAGTCTATGAAGAGATGTATAAAGTGAAATTGAGCTTAGCACGATTGAATGGTCATGTCTTATCCAATTTCAAATATATCGATCCTGGTGTAGGTTATATGTACTTGACGCAAGAAGTGATGGAGAAATTCAATACGACCCCGAATGAATCATCTTTACTTGTCAATTCATTCTCAAACGTTGAGGGGCTTATGACCTGGGTGTTTTTTGTGGAGGAACCTGATCAATTTCGTGTTAGACTTCGCTCCAAAGGCCCTATCGTCAACACAATCGCAGCAAAATACAATGGCGGAGGGCATCCGATGGCTTCCGGGGCTACCGTCTATACAATCGAAGAGACTGAACAGATCATACAGGATCTCGTTGAAGCTTGTCGTGCATATAAATGA